The following proteins come from a genomic window of Actinomarinicola tropica:
- a CDS encoding glycosyltransferase family 4 protein codes for MKAGVYDRFWSTLGGGERFAAGIAEALAEEHDVELLAIEDVDLDVLGERLGCDLAGVGVRRIGDDLDAVERATADLDLFVNASYLSSERSSARHSIYVVHFPAALHGADSPRRRLTRAVDESTRRWRHRVAGRSGLHPWERASRHSIRWTDGRAVLDAELPPATRVPVHVVLGRYLPGNIEPVDVEVRADGQTIATGALTPVRSRFDQRRVTVLSGVAVGRPDGSPVEIEVVSSSFLPTELLGAADNRRLGVPVIDVVAGEGAVPALARRFPAAWENPSRADFLATYDLVLSNSAFTQEWVRLLWDADSDVLHPPVTMFDAGPKDRIISSVGRFFREGGHSKKQLELVRAFRQLVEGGVDGWELHLAGGCAPAAQPYLDEVRAAAEGLPVVFHVDVPGRELADLYARSSIYWHATGLGEDPRRHPEAFEHFGITTVEAMSAGAVPVVIGAAGQVESVEHGVSGFHFADVDELVARTRQLIDAPELLGTMSAAARERATTFSNDAFAERLRHHVASVVDRVD; via the coding sequence GTGAAGGCCGGCGTCTACGACCGATTCTGGTCGACGCTCGGCGGCGGTGAGCGGTTCGCCGCCGGCATCGCCGAGGCCCTGGCGGAGGAGCACGACGTGGAGCTGCTCGCGATCGAGGACGTCGACCTCGACGTCCTGGGCGAACGGCTGGGCTGCGACCTCGCCGGCGTCGGTGTCCGGCGGATCGGCGACGACCTCGACGCGGTGGAGCGGGCGACCGCCGACCTCGACCTGTTCGTCAACGCCTCCTACCTGTCCTCGGAGCGCTCGTCGGCTCGGCACAGCATCTACGTCGTCCACTTCCCGGCTGCGCTCCACGGAGCCGACTCCCCGCGTCGCCGCCTGACCCGCGCCGTCGACGAGAGCACCCGTCGCTGGCGGCACCGGGTCGCCGGGCGCTCCGGCCTCCACCCGTGGGAGCGCGCCAGCCGCCACTCGATCCGCTGGACCGACGGCCGCGCCGTGCTCGACGCCGAGCTGCCCCCGGCGACGCGCGTCCCCGTGCACGTGGTCCTCGGCCGGTACCTGCCCGGCAACATCGAGCCGGTCGACGTGGAGGTGCGCGCCGACGGGCAGACGATCGCCACGGGCGCGCTGACCCCCGTGCGCAGCCGGTTCGACCAGCGTCGGGTCACCGTGCTGTCCGGTGTCGCCGTGGGCCGCCCCGACGGGTCCCCGGTCGAGATCGAGGTCGTCTCCTCGTCCTTCCTCCCCACCGAGCTGCTCGGAGCGGCGGACAACCGCCGGCTCGGCGTGCCGGTCATCGACGTCGTCGCCGGCGAGGGGGCCGTCCCCGCGCTGGCCCGCCGGTTCCCGGCGGCGTGGGAGAACCCGTCGCGCGCCGACTTCCTCGCCACCTACGACCTCGTGCTCTCCAACTCGGCCTTCACCCAGGAGTGGGTGCGCCTCCTGTGGGACGCCGACTCCGACGTCCTCCACCCGCCGGTCACGATGTTCGACGCCGGCCCGAAGGACCGGATCATCAGCTCCGTCGGGCGGTTCTTCCGCGAGGGCGGCCACTCGAAGAAGCAGCTGGAGCTGGTCAGAGCGTTCCGCCAACTCGTCGAGGGCGGGGTCGACGGCTGGGAGCTCCACCTCGCCGGAGGGTGCGCCCCCGCGGCGCAGCCGTACCTCGACGAGGTGCGGGCCGCCGCCGAGGGCCTGCCGGTCGTCTTCCACGTCGACGTCCCGGGCCGCGAGCTGGCCGACCTGTACGCGCGATCGTCGATCTACTGGCACGCCACGGGGCTCGGCGAGGATCCGCGCCGGCACCCCGAGGCGTTCGAGCACTTCGGCATCACGACCGTCGAGGCCATGTCGGCCGGCGCCGTCCCGGTCGTGATCGGTGCCGCCGGTCAGGTCGAGTCGGTCGAGCACGGTGTGAGCGGGTTCCACTTCGCCGACGTCGACGAGCTCGTCGCACGCACCCGCCAGCTCATCGACGCCCCCGAGCTCCTCGGCACGATGTCGGCGGCGGCACGGGAGCGGGCGACGACGTTCTCGAACGACGCCTTCGCCGAGCGCCTGCGCCACCACGTGGCGTCGGTCGTCGATCGGGTGGACTGA
- a CDS encoding polysaccharide pyruvyl transferase family protein: MSARDRAERIRRVIGDALASGESGATAARIDEVVQRINHELQVDLGPRLEAVARQVRGMDARAFALRDELLAHLVEIEGIGRGQAAALREILLAPDRDEEAERLRTGLPPRAERRAGLSIVTISWNHGRLLPAAVRSARALLESLDPEDRGEIWILDDGSNDDTADVLAGLERDDGVHALRSRLSLGLSRARDVLLHAVPTRHALVLDADNTVLPSAAALHRHARAAGAAFTFGPLLVVDPDGAPQGLVSAEPPGEAYLTADANSIDTMAVIDVDAVLAAGGYTRDPLLAAADDWELVHRLARTGHTIGFVPEVVGRYRLSARRMSAEGRDSAAILHRIERAYRVDGLLDLPAIDVRVAHPAPPVSDAVDRRRRVVVVSGGGVANVGDDAILQATIERLVAHPPADGWAIDLVTDGADLPQLAAPCAWLGSLADVVADLPGLALDAGDLVVFAGGGGVAAPFAASIVAGRAALARAARDAGARVVAAGQGVGPISADMADDVRDIFGACERIGVRDPLSQDALHALGIGSEVVADDAVALVGSGRDAGGEGRTPRLPEPGTYLLVHVRVAQYNLAEPARWKDVADAIDALAAERGLDVVGVVINDQGHAAELDLLADLARPDRRARWHLVHATSDAQLAVELCAGASAALVGSYHLAYFALLAGRPTALVVDAPYFDAKAAGLAALLDLPPIAVGHAVTADELAARWDDVGAALHPGRREELAAAADRWWAAALA; the protein is encoded by the coding sequence GTGAGCGCACGCGACAGGGCCGAACGCATCCGGCGGGTGATCGGCGACGCACTGGCATCGGGTGAGTCCGGTGCGACCGCGGCGCGCATCGACGAGGTCGTCCAGCGGATCAACCACGAGCTCCAGGTCGATCTCGGCCCTCGGCTCGAGGCGGTGGCGCGGCAGGTGCGGGGCATGGATGCCCGCGCCTTCGCTCTCCGCGACGAGCTGCTCGCTCACCTGGTCGAGATCGAGGGCATCGGCCGGGGCCAGGCCGCCGCGCTGAGGGAGATCCTCCTCGCTCCCGACCGGGACGAGGAGGCGGAGCGCCTGCGCACCGGACTGCCCCCGCGCGCCGAGCGCCGGGCGGGCCTCAGCATCGTCACGATCAGCTGGAACCACGGCCGACTCCTCCCGGCTGCGGTGCGCTCGGCGCGGGCGCTGCTCGAGTCGTTGGACCCCGAGGACCGAGGCGAGATCTGGATCCTCGACGACGGCTCGAACGACGACACCGCCGACGTGCTGGCCGGCCTCGAGCGCGACGACGGCGTGCACGCCCTGCGCTCGCGCCTGTCCCTGGGCCTCTCCCGTGCCCGCGACGTCCTGCTCCACGCCGTGCCGACCCGCCACGCGCTGGTCCTCGACGCCGACAACACCGTGCTGCCCTCGGCCGCCGCTCTCCACCGCCACGCCCGCGCCGCGGGCGCCGCCTTCACCTTCGGGCCGCTGCTGGTCGTCGACCCCGATGGCGCGCCGCAGGGGCTGGTGTCGGCCGAGCCACCGGGCGAGGCCTACCTGACCGCCGACGCCAACTCCATCGACACCATGGCGGTCATCGACGTCGATGCTGTGCTCGCCGCGGGCGGCTACACCCGCGACCCGCTCCTCGCCGCGGCCGACGACTGGGAGCTCGTGCACCGGCTGGCCCGGACCGGCCACACGATCGGGTTCGTCCCCGAGGTGGTCGGTCGCTACCGCCTCAGCGCCCGGCGCATGAGCGCCGAAGGTCGCGACTCGGCGGCGATCCTCCACCGCATCGAGCGTGCGTACCGCGTGGACGGGTTGCTCGACCTGCCGGCGATCGACGTGAGGGTCGCGCACCCCGCGCCCCCGGTCTCGGACGCGGTCGATCGCCGGCGCCGCGTCGTCGTCGTCTCGGGTGGCGGCGTTGCCAACGTCGGTGACGACGCCATCCTCCAGGCCACGATCGAGCGCCTCGTCGCGCATCCGCCCGCGGACGGTTGGGCGATCGACCTCGTCACCGACGGCGCGGACCTGCCCCAGCTCGCCGCTCCCTGCGCCTGGCTCGGCTCCCTGGCCGACGTCGTGGCGGACCTTCCGGGGCTCGCCCTCGACGCCGGCGACCTCGTCGTGTTCGCCGGTGGTGGGGGAGTGGCCGCCCCCTTCGCCGCCTCGATCGTCGCCGGTCGTGCCGCGCTCGCACGGGCGGCGCGCGACGCGGGGGCACGCGTCGTCGCGGCCGGTCAGGGCGTCGGACCCATCTCGGCCGACATGGCGGACGACGTGCGGGACATCTTCGGCGCCTGCGAGCGGATCGGCGTTCGCGACCCGTTGTCCCAGGACGCCCTCCACGCCCTGGGGATCGGGTCCGAGGTCGTCGCCGACGACGCGGTCGCGCTCGTCGGATCGGGCCGCGACGCCGGTGGCGAGGGACGGACCCCGCGCCTCCCGGAGCCGGGCACCTACCTCTTGGTGCACGTGCGGGTCGCCCAGTACAACCTCGCCGAGCCAGCACGGTGGAAGGACGTGGCCGACGCCATCGACGCCCTGGCCGCCGAACGGGGCCTCGACGTGGTCGGTGTCGTCATCAACGACCAGGGGCACGCAGCGGAGCTGGACCTGCTCGCCGACCTCGCGCGACCCGATCGGCGGGCCCGCTGGCACCTCGTCCACGCCACGTCCGACGCGCAGCTCGCGGTCGAGCTCTGCGCCGGGGCGAGCGCGGCGCTCGTCGGGTCGTACCACCTGGCGTACTTCGCGCTGCTCGCCGGGCGGCCGACGGCGCTGGTCGTCGACGCCCCGTACTTCGACGCCAAGGCGGCGGGGCTGGCGGCGCTGCTCGACCTCCCGCCGATCGCGGTGGGCCACGCGGTCACGGCCGACGAGCTCGCCGCCCGTTGGGACGACGTCGGGGCAGCCCTCCACCCCGGGCGCCGGGAGGAGCTCGCCGCGGCCGCCGACCGGTGGTGGGCGGCGGCGCTCGCCTAG
- the scpA gene encoding methylmalonyl-CoA mutase gives MTEKPGLDDWEALAAKELKGRSPEELVWQTPEGIPVKPLYTGADVEGIEHADTLPGFDPYVRGVRGTMYANRPWTIRQYAGFSTAEESNAFYRRNLAAGQQGVSVAFDLATHRGYDSDHPRVVGDVGKAGVAIDSVEDMKILFDGIPLDQMSVSMTMNGAVLPVLASFIVAGEEQGVDQAQLSGTIQNDILKEFMVRNTYIYPPEPSMRIVADIIGYTAQHMPRFNSISISGYHMQEAGATADQELAFTIADGMEYVRAARAKGLDVDAFAPRLSFFFAIGMNFFMEVAKLRAARLLWARVMKEFEPQNPSSLMLRTHCQTSGVSLTEQDPYNNVVRTAIEAMAAVLGGTQSLHTNAFDEALGLPTDFSARIARNTQLIIAEETGIPKVVDPLGGSYYIEALTNDLADKAWELIEEVESLGGMTKAVESGMPKLRIEESAARRQARVDRGEEVVVGVNKYRPEDVETVDVLDIDNTEVRRQQIAKLERVRSERDEAACQAALVRLTEGARGDANLLALCVEAARARATVGEMSDAMEAVFGRHRAEIRSISGVYGAAYQDDADYAAIQSQIEEFAASEGRRPRMLVVKMGQDGHDRGAKVIATAFADIGFDVDMGPLFQTPAEAARDAVENDVHVVGVSSQAAGHKTLVPQLIEELRALGADDVVVVCGGVIPPQDYESLKAAGVAAVFGPGTNIPAAAREVLTLVAGRRPAA, from the coding sequence ATGACCGAGAAGCCGGGACTCGACGACTGGGAGGCCCTCGCGGCCAAGGAGCTGAAGGGGCGCAGCCCCGAGGAGCTGGTCTGGCAGACGCCCGAGGGCATCCCGGTCAAGCCGCTCTACACCGGCGCCGACGTCGAGGGCATCGAGCACGCCGACACGTTGCCGGGCTTCGACCCCTACGTCCGCGGCGTGCGCGGCACGATGTACGCCAACCGCCCGTGGACGATCCGCCAGTACGCCGGCTTCTCCACCGCCGAGGAGTCGAACGCCTTCTACCGCCGCAACCTGGCGGCCGGCCAGCAGGGCGTGTCGGTGGCGTTCGACCTGGCGACGCACCGCGGCTACGACTCCGACCACCCCCGCGTGGTGGGCGACGTGGGCAAGGCGGGTGTGGCGATCGACTCGGTCGAGGACATGAAGATCCTCTTCGACGGCATCCCGCTCGACCAGATGAGCGTGTCGATGACGATGAACGGCGCGGTCCTCCCGGTGCTCGCCAGCTTCATCGTCGCCGGGGAGGAGCAGGGCGTCGACCAGGCCCAGCTCAGCGGGACCATCCAGAACGACATCCTCAAGGAGTTCATGGTCCGCAACACCTACATCTACCCGCCCGAGCCGAGCATGCGGATCGTGGCCGACATCATCGGCTACACGGCCCAGCACATGCCCCGCTTCAACTCGATCTCGATCTCCGGCTACCACATGCAGGAGGCCGGGGCGACCGCGGACCAGGAGCTGGCGTTCACCATCGCCGATGGCATGGAGTACGTGCGGGCGGCCCGGGCGAAGGGCCTCGACGTCGACGCCTTCGCGCCGCGACTCTCGTTCTTCTTCGCCATCGGCATGAACTTCTTCATGGAGGTCGCCAAGCTGCGCGCCGCCCGCCTCCTGTGGGCCCGGGTGATGAAGGAGTTCGAGCCGCAGAACCCGTCGTCGCTGATGCTGCGCACGCACTGCCAGACCTCGGGCGTGTCGCTCACCGAGCAGGACCCGTACAACAACGTGGTCCGCACCGCGATCGAGGCCATGGCGGCGGTGCTCGGCGGCACCCAGAGCCTGCACACCAACGCCTTCGACGAGGCCCTCGGGCTCCCGACCGACTTCTCGGCCCGCATCGCCCGCAACACCCAGCTGATCATCGCCGAGGAGACCGGCATCCCGAAGGTCGTCGACCCGCTCGGCGGCTCGTACTACATCGAGGCCCTCACCAACGACCTCGCGGACAAGGCGTGGGAGCTCATCGAGGAGGTCGAGTCCCTCGGCGGGATGACGAAGGCGGTCGAGTCGGGGATGCCGAAGCTGCGCATCGAGGAGTCCGCCGCCCGCCGCCAGGCCCGCGTCGACCGCGGCGAGGAGGTCGTCGTCGGGGTCAACAAGTACCGCCCCGAGGACGTCGAGACGGTCGACGTCCTCGACATCGACAACACCGAGGTGCGCCGCCAGCAGATCGCGAAGCTCGAGCGGGTCCGGTCCGAGCGCGACGAGGCCGCCTGCCAGGCCGCGCTCGTGCGCCTGACCGAGGGGGCGCGCGGCGACGCCAACCTGCTCGCCCTGTGCGTCGAGGCGGCCCGCGCCCGGGCCACCGTCGGCGAGATGTCCGATGCGATGGAGGCGGTGTTCGGACGTCACCGGGCCGAGATCCGCAGCATCTCGGGCGTGTACGGCGCCGCCTACCAGGACGACGCGGACTACGCCGCCATCCAGTCCCAGATCGAGGAGTTCGCCGCGTCCGAGGGCCGGCGGCCCCGGATGCTCGTCGTCAAGATGGGCCAGGACGGCCACGACCGGGGGGCGAAGGTGATCGCCACGGCGTTCGCCGACATCGGCTTCGACGTCGACATGGGCCCGCTCTTCCAGACGCCGGCCGAGGCCGCGCGCGACGCGGTGGAGAACGACGTCCACGTCGTCGGGGTGTCGAGCCAGGCGGCGGGGCACAAGACGCTGGTCCCCCAGCTCATCGAGGAGCTCCGGGCGCTCGGTGCCGACGACGTGGTGGTCGTCTGCGGCGGCGTGATCCCGCCGCAGGACTACGAGTCGCTGAAGGCTGCCGGCGTCGCCGCCGTCTTCGGGCCGGGCACCAACATCCCCGCCGCGGCGCGCGAGGTCCTCACGCTCGTCGCCGGCCGCCGCCCGGCGGCCTGA
- a CDS encoding ABC transporter permease, which translates to MSEGDVGWLELAASLLLVATAVGLSVWRRLGLEATIAWASTRAAVQLLLVGSALTLVVDPDQPVAWSWLWVVLMVGFAAVTIQRRAPEVPGLLPVGFVAISAAATVSLGVVFLLGIFPVEGRTVVPVAGMMIGNSMKDAVVAARRIVGELSDKRDEVEARLALGQPWQVASRSYLRSALRTALTSQIETTKSVGLVFLPGAMTGLILAGVDPVDAVLVQLALMYLILGSVATVVVVVGVGLTRQLFTADHRLVRLERVAG; encoded by the coding sequence GTGAGCGAGGGGGACGTCGGGTGGTTGGAGCTGGCGGCCTCGCTGCTGCTCGTCGCCACCGCGGTCGGGCTGTCGGTCTGGCGACGACTCGGACTGGAGGCGACCATCGCCTGGGCGTCGACCCGTGCCGCCGTCCAGCTCCTCCTCGTCGGCTCGGCGCTCACCCTCGTCGTCGACCCCGACCAGCCGGTCGCCTGGTCGTGGCTGTGGGTCGTGCTGATGGTCGGCTTCGCCGCGGTCACGATCCAGCGGCGGGCACCCGAGGTGCCCGGGCTCCTCCCCGTCGGGTTCGTGGCCATCTCCGCCGCCGCGACCGTCAGCCTCGGCGTCGTGTTCCTGCTCGGCATCTTCCCCGTCGAGGGGCGCACGGTCGTCCCCGTCGCCGGGATGATGATCGGCAACTCGATGAAGGACGCCGTCGTCGCCGCCCGGCGGATCGTCGGCGAGCTGTCCGACAAGCGCGACGAGGTCGAGGCCCGGCTCGCGCTCGGCCAGCCCTGGCAGGTCGCCTCCCGCAGCTACCTGCGGTCGGCCCTGCGGACCGCGCTGACGTCCCAGATCGAGACCACCAAGTCGGTCGGGCTCGTGTTCCTGCCCGGGGCCATGACCGGGCTCATCCTCGCCGGCGTCGACCCGGTCGACGCGGTCCTCGTCCAGCTCGCGCTGATGTACCTCATCCTGGGGTCGGTCGCGACGGTCGTCGTGGTCGTCGGGGTCGGCCTCACCCGGCAGCTCTTCACCGCCGACCACCGCCTGGTGCGCCTGGAGCGGGTCGCCGGGTAG
- a CDS encoding ABC transporter ATP-binding protein, translated as MTSPGDAPPPLFSLHDVVVAIDDARPLDGITLDLPGRGVTVILGASGSGKSTLLRLLNRLEVPTSGTVRFHGRDLDEIDPLALRRQVGMVFQRPTLFPGTVRDNLRVARPDADDATLERMLERVGLPVALLDRVGDDLSGGEAQRACLARTLITEPEVLLMDEVTSSLDPRASQLLEERTQQLAGAGEVPVVWVTHDLDQAVRLDPEPIVLTQGRLADAEERAAFLAGIPDRTTQDEGAS; from the coding sequence GTGACCTCGCCGGGTGACGCCCCACCTCCGTTGTTCTCGCTGCACGACGTGGTCGTCGCCATCGACGACGCCCGCCCGCTCGACGGGATCACCCTCGACCTCCCCGGGCGCGGCGTCACCGTCATCCTCGGCGCATCGGGCTCCGGCAAGTCCACCCTGCTGCGGCTGCTGAACCGCCTCGAGGTGCCGACGTCGGGCACCGTGCGCTTCCACGGACGCGACCTCGACGAGATCGACCCGCTGGCGCTGCGGCGTCAGGTCGGCATGGTCTTCCAGCGGCCCACGCTCTTCCCGGGCACCGTCCGCGACAACCTCCGGGTCGCTCGGCCCGACGCCGACGACGCCACGCTCGAGCGGATGCTCGAGCGGGTCGGGCTGCCGGTGGCGCTCCTCGACCGCGTGGGTGACGACCTGTCCGGCGGTGAGGCCCAGCGGGCCTGCCTCGCTCGGACGCTCATCACCGAGCCCGAGGTCCTCCTGATGGACGAGGTCACCTCCTCCCTCGACCCGCGCGCCTCGCAGCTCCTCGAGGAGCGGACCCAGCAGCTGGCCGGTGCCGGCGAGGTGCCCGTCGTCTGGGTCACTCACGACCTCGACCAGGCGGTGCGGCTCGACCCGGAGCCCATCGTGCTCACGCAGGGGCGGCTCGCCGACGCCGAGGAGCGTGCCGCGTTCCTCGCCGGGATCCCGGACCGGACCACACAGGACGAGGGGGCGTCGTGA
- a CDS encoding CAP and S-layer homology domain-containing protein, with protein sequence MATRGIGRRLAGAVVALLVGAAVLATAQGTAVASTSAEQELVQRTNQSRVAAGLAPLVVHPGLAADARAWSSTMLSTGRFAHTTTLGPDTARHLPDYRRAGENIGRGGSIAAMHDAFMASPGHRANVLGDYNAVGIGVVRGGDGSLWVTVRFAKSASVHAPVGGSAFSDVPDQAFYGSAVAWMKREGLTTGVGGTSYFFPDASVTRGELATFVHRLAGSPAPRGRAPFPDVPAGAYYQRAVDWMYAEGLTRGVGSTGLYRPDDPVDRGQLATFLHRLAGSPTGARHGFVDVQAGHFAHAGVGWMSRHGITTGVGGSNTFQPAQPVTRGQLATFLHRMVSTPSSLSGSAIPLSVGP encoded by the coding sequence ATGGCCACCCGAGGGATCGGACGACGACTCGCCGGCGCCGTGGTCGCGCTCCTGGTCGGAGCGGCGGTGCTCGCCACCGCCCAGGGCACGGCGGTCGCATCGACGTCGGCGGAGCAGGAGCTGGTGCAGCGCACCAACCAGTCGCGCGTCGCCGCCGGGCTGGCGCCCCTCGTCGTCCACCCCGGGCTCGCCGCCGACGCCCGTGCGTGGTCGTCCACGATGCTGTCGACCGGGCGGTTCGCCCACACGACGACCCTCGGACCTGACACCGCCCGGCACCTGCCCGACTACCGCCGCGCCGGCGAGAACATCGGGCGTGGCGGCTCGATCGCCGCGATGCACGACGCGTTCATGGCGTCGCCGGGGCACCGGGCCAACGTCCTCGGCGACTACAACGCCGTGGGCATCGGGGTGGTCCGTGGCGGCGACGGCTCCCTGTGGGTCACGGTCCGGTTCGCGAAGAGCGCCTCGGTCCACGCCCCGGTCGGCGGTTCGGCGTTCAGCGACGTGCCCGACCAGGCCTTCTACGGGTCCGCGGTGGCGTGGATGAAGCGGGAGGGGCTGACCACCGGGGTGGGCGGCACCTCCTACTTCTTTCCCGACGCCTCGGTCACCCGCGGCGAGCTGGCGACCTTCGTCCACCGCCTGGCCGGGTCGCCGGCGCCCCGTGGTCGAGCGCCGTTCCCCGACGTGCCGGCCGGCGCCTACTACCAGCGGGCCGTCGACTGGATGTACGCCGAGGGCCTCACCCGTGGGGTCGGATCGACCGGCCTCTACCGGCCCGACGACCCCGTCGACCGTGGCCAGCTGGCGACCTTCCTCCACCGCCTCGCGGGCTCCCCGACCGGCGCCCGTCACGGCTTCGTCGACGTGCAGGCGGGGCACTTCGCCCACGCCGGCGTGGGATGGATGTCCCGGCACGGCATCACCACCGGGGTCGGCGGATCCAACACCTTCCAGCCCGCCCAGCCGGTCACCCGAGGCCAGCTGGCGACCTTCCTGCACCGGATGGTCTCCACCCCGTCGTCGCTCAGCGGCTCCGCGATCCCGCTGTCGGTCGGCCCCTAG
- the meaB gene encoding methylmalonyl Co-A mutase-associated GTPase MeaB, which produces MSDVDELEAGVRDGDRRALARAITLVESTRADHREAAVELLDRLVDRTGGATRVGISGSPGVGKSTFIEALGLEILRGGHRLAVLAVDPSSRRSGGSILGDKTRMVELGREPDAYIRPSPAGETLGGVARRTREALLLCEAAGFDVVLVETVGVGQSETAVAELVDVFTLLVAPGGGDDLQGIKRGIMELADVVVVNKADGDLEQTAGRTAADYRNALGLMRPRVAGIEPKVLTASALKGHGIDETWAALCHVHDQLSGSGALDDLRRGQAVAWMWSEVQDAVIDAARRDGHAADRASRIEDEVADGRRTPTSGAREILRLMVR; this is translated from the coding sequence GTGTCCGACGTCGACGAGCTCGAGGCGGGCGTCCGCGACGGCGATCGACGGGCGCTCGCGCGCGCGATCACCCTGGTGGAGTCGACCCGCGCCGACCACCGCGAGGCCGCGGTCGAGCTGCTCGACCGCCTGGTCGACCGCACCGGCGGGGCCACCAGGGTCGGCATCAGCGGATCGCCGGGAGTCGGCAAGTCGACCTTCATCGAGGCCCTCGGCCTGGAGATCCTGCGGGGCGGCCACCGCCTCGCCGTCCTGGCCGTCGACCCCTCCAGCCGGCGTTCCGGCGGATCGATCCTCGGCGACAAGACCCGCATGGTCGAGCTCGGGCGCGAACCCGACGCCTACATCCGTCCCTCGCCGGCCGGCGAGACGCTCGGCGGGGTGGCCCGCCGCACCCGTGAGGCGCTGCTGCTCTGCGAGGCCGCCGGGTTCGACGTGGTGCTCGTCGAGACCGTCGGCGTCGGCCAGTCCGAGACGGCGGTCGCGGAGCTCGTCGACGTGTTCACCCTGCTCGTCGCCCCCGGGGGCGGCGACGACCTGCAGGGGATCAAGCGCGGGATCATGGAGCTGGCCGACGTCGTCGTGGTCAACAAGGCGGACGGCGACCTCGAGCAGACGGCCGGTCGCACCGCCGCCGACTACCGCAACGCCCTCGGGCTGATGCGCCCGAGGGTCGCGGGGATCGAACCCAAGGTGCTCACCGCCTCGGCGCTGAAGGGCCACGGCATCGACGAGACGTGGGCGGCCCTCTGCCACGTGCACGACCAGCTGAGCGGCTCCGGCGCGCTGGACGACCTCCGTCGGGGCCAGGCCGTGGCCTGGATGTGGTCCGAGGTGCAGGACGCGGTCATCGACGCCGCCCGTCGCGACGGCCACGCCGCCGACCGTGCCAGCCGCATCGAGGACGAGGTGGCGGACGGCCGGCGGACCCCGACCTCGGGCGCACGCGAGATCCTCCGCCTGATGGTGCGGTGA
- a CDS encoding dihydrolipoyl dehydrogenase family protein — MAKRVVIIGGGPGGNQAATLAARLGAEVTLIERDIVGGAAHLWDCIPSKAMIATGGALTFVERAERMGLAVPDAGVHPEALRERIQGIEDRLEHSVTGLLESQGVRIIRGTGRLTGPHTVVADTADGEVALEADVVVLSTGSRPRIPEWAAVDGQRILTTRDAYPPPEMPEHLVVIGSGVTGVEFVHMFRSFGSEVTLIVSRQQVLPQKDPEVAAALEEDFLRRGVKLLKGARAEGIDVSDDGVLVRCDDGRSVRGSHALLAIGSIPNSDGLGLEAAGVEVDGGGYVVVNRNMQSSVPHIYVAGDLSGKLPLSSVATMQGRKIAEHAMGLHIGRPHRHLDYDKAASAIFTEPEIADVGLAEADAFAEGRKIRVTKVPFSSSAKALINDDPRGFVKLVSDPATGVVLGGSIVGKHAAELISVVALAVTARLTVSDIVESILVHPALSEALAEAAE, encoded by the coding sequence ATGGCCAAGCGCGTCGTCATCATCGGAGGAGGTCCCGGAGGGAACCAGGCCGCGACCCTCGCGGCCCGCCTGGGTGCCGAGGTCACGCTGATCGAGCGTGACATCGTCGGCGGCGCCGCCCACCTCTGGGACTGCATCCCGTCGAAGGCGATGATCGCCACCGGCGGCGCGCTCACGTTCGTCGAGCGGGCCGAGCGGATGGGCCTCGCCGTGCCGGACGCCGGCGTCCACCCCGAGGCGCTGCGGGAGCGCATCCAGGGCATCGAGGACCGGCTCGAGCACTCGGTCACCGGGCTCCTCGAGAGCCAGGGCGTCCGGATCATCCGGGGGACGGGGCGGCTCACCGGCCCGCACACCGTCGTCGCCGACACCGCCGACGGCGAGGTCGCGCTCGAGGCCGACGTCGTCGTCCTGTCCACGGGCAGCCGGCCGAGGATCCCGGAGTGGGCCGCGGTCGACGGCCAGCGGATCCTGACGACCCGCGACGCCTACCCGCCGCCCGAGATGCCCGAGCACCTCGTCGTCATCGGGTCCGGCGTCACCGGCGTGGAGTTCGTCCACATGTTCCGCAGCTTCGGCAGCGAGGTCACGCTGATCGTCAGCCGCCAGCAGGTCCTCCCGCAGAAGGACCCGGAGGTCGCGGCGGCCCTCGAGGAGGACTTCCTGCGTCGGGGCGTGAAGCTGCTGAAGGGTGCACGCGCCGAGGGCATCGACGTGAGCGACGACGGCGTGCTCGTGCGGTGCGACGACGGCCGCTCGGTGCGGGGCTCGCACGCGCTGCTCGCCATCGGGTCGATCCCCAACTCCGACGGCCTGGGGTTGGAGGCGGCGGGCGTCGAGGTGGACGGCGGCGGCTACGTCGTCGTCAACCGCAACATGCAGTCGTCGGTGCCGCACATCTACGTCGCCGGCGACCTGTCGGGGAAGCTGCCGCTGTCGTCGGTCGCGACGATGCAGGGCCGCAAGATCGCCGAGCACGCCATGGGCCTCCACATCGGTCGGCCGCACCGCCACCTCGACTACGACAAGGCGGCGTCGGCCATCTTCACTGAGCCCGAGATCGCCGACGTGGGGTTGGCCGAGGCCGACGCCTTCGCCGAGGGACGCAAGATCCGCGTCACCAAGGTGCCGTTCTCGTCGTCGGCGAAGGCGCTCATCAACGACGATCCGCGGGGCTTCGTGAAGCTGGTGTCGGACCCCGCCACCGGCGTGGTGCTCGGCGGGTCGATCGTCGGCAAGCACGCCGCCGAGCTCATCTCGGTCGTCGCGCTGGCCGTCACGGCCCGACTCACCGTCTCCGACATCGTCGAGAGCATCCTCGTCCACCCCGCCCTCTCCGAGGCCCTCGCCGAAGCCGCCGAGTAG